One window of Cryptobacterium curtum DSM 15641 genomic DNA carries:
- the cysK gene encoding cysteine synthase A: MTVKAVQSIDELVGNTPLVTLKVSDNANVYGKLESQNPGGSVKDRIAKAIIDDAFERGLINKDSVLIESTSGNTGVGLAMVAAARGLKLIVTMPETMSVERRNLIKAYGAELVLTPGADGVPGADARAKELLASTPNSFAPSQFTNPVNPQIHYRTTGPEIWKDTEGTIDIFIAGVGTGGTLSGAGKYLREQNPNIKIFALEPEESPILAGGAPGKHKIQGLAPGFIAETMDMNIFDELLHVTSETALAYQRKLSQEQGILVGISSGAAAAAAAEVAARPESAGKTIVAILPDTGERYLSMISE, from the coding sequence ATGACAGTAAAGGCAGTGCAGAGCATTGACGAACTTGTGGGGAATACTCCCCTTGTCACCCTCAAGGTAAGTGACAACGCAAATGTCTACGGAAAACTCGAATCACAGAACCCAGGCGGCAGCGTAAAAGACCGCATCGCAAAGGCTATTATTGATGATGCCTTTGAGCGCGGCCTTATTAACAAAGACTCGGTACTTATCGAATCCACTTCAGGTAACACCGGTGTTGGATTGGCTATGGTTGCCGCTGCACGTGGCTTGAAACTTATTGTAACCATGCCTGAAACCATGAGCGTCGAGCGCCGCAATCTTATCAAGGCCTACGGTGCCGAACTGGTTTTGACGCCCGGTGCCGATGGTGTACCCGGTGCCGACGCACGTGCTAAGGAATTACTGGCCAGCACACCAAATAGCTTTGCTCCAAGCCAATTTACTAACCCGGTTAATCCGCAGATTCACTACCGCACTACCGGTCCTGAAATCTGGAAGGATACTGAAGGCACGATCGATATCTTTATTGCTGGTGTTGGCACGGGTGGCACCCTGTCGGGTGCAGGCAAGTATCTGCGCGAGCAGAACCCCAACATCAAAATCTTCGCACTCGAACCAGAAGAATCTCCCATTCTTGCTGGTGGTGCACCGGGCAAGCATAAGATCCAGGGTCTTGCCCCTGGATTCATTGCTGAGACGATGGATATGAATATCTTTGACGAACTGCTGCATGTAACGAGTGAAACAGCGCTCGCCTATCAACGTAAACTTTCGCAAGAACAGGGTATCCTGGTAGGCATTTCATCTGGCGCGGCGGCCGCTGCTGCCGCTGAAGTTGCGGCACGCCCTGAATCGGCTGGAAAGACTATTGTCGCCATCTTACCTGACACCGGAGAGCGTTATCTTTCGATGATCAGCGAATAA
- a CDS encoding RrF2 family transcriptional regulator yields MKISTKGRYALRLAIDVAQHQLAGPVPLRESAKRQGISVKYMEQLAAQMTHGGLLTSTRGAHGGYRLARLDTDITAGDILRVSEGGYAPVACLEDDFGICPHRGACETIAFWEGLDQAIERYVDSVTLADLVAQAQQAASRAQEAFPLRHSR; encoded by the coding sequence ATGAAGATCTCGACGAAAGGACGCTATGCCCTGCGCTTGGCTATTGACGTCGCGCAGCATCAGCTTGCTGGTCCAGTGCCGCTGCGTGAGTCGGCTAAACGACAGGGAATTTCAGTTAAATACATGGAGCAACTTGCTGCTCAAATGACCCATGGCGGACTTTTAACAAGCACGCGCGGCGCACATGGAGGTTATCGTTTAGCGCGCTTGGATACGGATATTACAGCGGGTGACATTCTTCGCGTGAGCGAAGGCGGCTATGCGCCTGTAGCGTGTCTCGAGGATGATTTTGGCATCTGTCCCCATCGGGGCGCCTGCGAAACTATTGCCTTCTGGGAGGGTCTTGACCAAGCGATCGAGCGCTATGTCGATAGTGTTACGCTGGCAGATCTGGTTGCCCAGGCACAGCAGGCTGCGTCTCGTGCGCAGGAGGCATTTCCTCTTCGTCATTCCCGTTAA
- a CDS encoding EFR1 family ferrodoxin (N-terminal region resembles flavodoxins. C-terminal ferrodoxin region binds two 4Fe-4S clusters.): MIFYFTATGNSLEAAQTIAEATHDSLADMGSAFRQGTFGFHVEQGENLGFIFPVNTFTTPALVDEFLRWLCFITPNGNDFVPGYCYCVITCGVFVGNTAGFFAKMLAKYQHIKLDASFSIRNVNNCIILTGPGSTRKQKRLNEGAHRTARSIAFQIDSKRMVHAEDRNPLGLVLSAFTGKEHKPSSTRRFSLNRGRCSRCGICWDICPTNVIYQDEDGFPTWEADRCTRCFACLQRCPLEAIQYGTSTTRRQRYTNPILDANPTFTAAIAQSVDMSIPEPEEIIHPINGNDEEEMPPAHETQPAVPGQPDLPA; encoded by the coding sequence ATGATTTTTTATTTCACCGCAACGGGAAATTCACTCGAAGCGGCTCAAACCATAGCTGAAGCAACCCATGACTCCTTAGCTGACATGGGGTCTGCCTTTCGTCAGGGGACCTTTGGATTCCATGTTGAACAGGGCGAAAACCTGGGCTTCATATTCCCTGTTAACACCTTCACCACACCCGCACTTGTTGATGAATTTCTTCGCTGGCTGTGTTTTATTACGCCCAATGGAAACGACTTCGTACCCGGTTATTGCTATTGCGTAATCACGTGCGGTGTATTTGTCGGCAATACCGCTGGTTTCTTTGCAAAGATGCTCGCAAAGTATCAGCATATTAAGCTTGATGCATCGTTCTCTATTCGAAACGTCAATAACTGCATCATACTCACCGGGCCAGGATCGACGCGCAAACAAAAGCGTTTGAACGAAGGCGCACATCGCACCGCGCGCAGTATCGCTTTCCAAATTGACAGCAAACGTATGGTGCATGCAGAAGATCGCAATCCTCTTGGTCTTGTACTCAGTGCATTCACCGGTAAAGAGCATAAGCCGTCATCGACGCGGCGCTTTTCGCTAAACCGCGGGCGCTGCAGTCGCTGCGGTATATGCTGGGACATTTGTCCTACTAATGTGATTTATCAGGATGAAGACGGCTTTCCCACGTGGGAAGCTGATCGCTGCACACGATGCTTTGCCTGTTTACAGCGCTGCCCGCTTGAAGCCATTCAATACGGAACAAGCACGACGCGGCGGCAGCGTTACACAAACCCTATCCTTGATGCAAACCCCACGTTCACCGCGGCTATTGCGCAAAGTGTCGACATGTCTATTCCCGAACCCGAAGAAATTATTCATCCTATTAACGGGAATGACGAAGAGGAAATGCCTCCTGCGCACGAGACGCAGCCTGCTGTGCCTGGGCAACCAGATCTGCCAGCGTAA
- a CDS encoding B12-binding domain-containing radical SAM protein translates to MKIRFLEPGNPPYRPSPLNWFVYDRTIRTPSNGMLILATILHRRYEDVYCYSESISRIVWDDVLDADVICLSIFTFSANRGYELADYIRQHSSAVIIIGGLHATLCAEEALAHADYVLTGEGDESLPRLVAALETHTVTDGIPGVYYWRAGRPTCDTPAVLPHDIETIPDRTLLYRFKEMAGHSTIWAQVHASRGCPYHCDYCSLVAAFGSGVRCRAPETVVEDIRQAIDFFDTGHHRLARMLWITDDNFFANRSWAISVLQALIESDINYTFTIQARYEVGFDDEMLDLLARAGFIEIAMGIEFLEDEAFELYHKTSTYSQIEQSVANIKRHGLRVRGLFIVGADNHEVGVGDRLADFVISHDIDGVLVQSMYFIPGTPVYKTHQDQLFDTSNWSRNMGKVVHYPQHMTAVQLQCEMIHATKRIYSFKRLVQALLCKRGINRTLFLGEWLWYVFVRADLRRDLSYLREKDRQEQVAHHKPHNLQCLGIGTSSTL, encoded by the coding sequence ATGAAGATCCGCTTTTTGGAGCCGGGAAACCCGCCCTATAGACCATCACCGCTCAATTGGTTTGTGTACGACCGTACTATCCGTACGCCATCGAATGGCATGCTTATTCTGGCAACTATCCTGCACCGTCGCTATGAAGATGTCTATTGTTACAGCGAATCCATCTCGCGGATCGTTTGGGACGATGTGCTTGACGCCGATGTGATATGCCTATCTATTTTTACCTTCAGCGCGAATAGGGGCTATGAGTTAGCTGACTATATCCGCCAGCATAGTTCGGCGGTAATCATTATTGGTGGGCTTCATGCAACGCTTTGCGCTGAAGAAGCATTAGCCCATGCTGATTATGTTCTTACTGGCGAAGGCGATGAAAGCCTGCCACGGCTTGTTGCGGCCCTTGAGACACATACCGTGACCGATGGTATTCCCGGTGTGTACTACTGGCGTGCAGGGCGGCCTACGTGTGACACACCAGCGGTGCTGCCGCATGACATCGAAACTATTCCTGACCGTACATTGCTGTATCGTTTTAAAGAAATGGCGGGTCATTCCACCATATGGGCGCAGGTACATGCTTCGCGTGGTTGCCCTTATCATTGTGATTACTGTTCGCTTGTGGCGGCATTTGGATCTGGTGTCCGATGTCGTGCTCCTGAAACCGTTGTCGAGGATATTCGTCAGGCTATTGATTTCTTCGATACGGGACACCATCGCCTGGCGCGTATGTTGTGGATTACCGACGATAACTTTTTTGCCAATCGCTCCTGGGCAATTTCAGTACTGCAGGCCCTTATCGAAAGCGATATCAATTACACCTTCACTATTCAGGCGCGTTATGAAGTGGGTTTCGACGATGAAATGCTTGACCTTTTGGCGCGGGCAGGGTTTATTGAGATAGCAATGGGTATCGAATTTCTAGAAGATGAGGCGTTTGAACTCTACCATAAGACATCCACCTATTCACAGATAGAGCAGTCTGTAGCGAATATCAAACGACATGGATTGCGGGTGCGCGGATTGTTTATTGTCGGTGCCGACAATCATGAGGTTGGTGTTGGTGATCGACTGGCCGATTTTGTCATCAGCCACGACATCGACGGTGTCCTCGTGCAATCGATGTATTTTATTCCCGGTACACCAGTGTATAAAACGCATCAAGACCAGTTGTTCGACACCAGCAATTGGAGTCGCAACATGGGTAAGGTGGTGCATTACCCACAGCATATGACAGCCGTTCAGCTGCAGTGTGAAATGATTCATGCGACAAAACGTATTTATTCATTTAAGCGCCTTGTTCAGGCCTTGTTGTGCAAGCGCGGCATTAATCGCACGCTATTTCTTGGCGAATGGCTATGGTACGTTTTTGTGCGTGCTGACCTGCGGCGCGATTTATCGTATTTGCGCGAAAAGGATAGACAAGAGCAGGTGGCTCATCATAAACCACACAACCTACAGTGTCTTGGCATAGGGACCTCATCGACGCTGTAG
- the dtd gene encoding D-aminoacyl-tRNA deacylase: MRALVQRVNCAQVFIDDDTDKTLAGIISGEPNRAIEKGIVVLLGVGHNDREEDAHRLWRKISSLRIFEDDTHKTNLSLAEVNAQALIVSQFTLFADVSHGRRPSFARSASQEQALSLYRFFCKQVIDTLPSAAFGEFGADMRIALENDGPFTIWIDTDEL, from the coding sequence ATGCGCGCACTCGTACAACGCGTCAATTGTGCGCAGGTATTCATCGACGACGATACCGACAAGACACTAGCAGGAATTATTTCTGGCGAGCCTAATCGGGCTATCGAAAAGGGCATCGTCGTACTTCTTGGTGTTGGGCATAACGATCGCGAAGAAGATGCCCACCGTTTATGGCGCAAGATATCTTCGCTGCGCATTTTTGAGGATGATACACACAAAACCAACCTGTCGCTTGCTGAGGTGAACGCCCAGGCACTTATCGTGTCACAGTTCACGCTTTTCGCTGACGTCTCTCATGGTCGTCGACCAAGTTTTGCCCGTTCGGCATCGCAAGAACAAGCGCTTTCCCTATATCGCTTCTTCTGTAAACAGGTTATCGACACGCTCCCGTCTGCTGCGTTTGGTGAATTTGGTGCTGATATGCGCATCGCTCTAGAAAACGATGGGCCGTTTACTATCTGGATAGATACCGACGAGCTCTAG
- the recN gene encoding DNA repair protein RecN, whose protein sequence is MIDELHVQNIALIRDAMLLPARGLTVITGETGAGKTALIGALNLIVGGRADASLVREGSQGLSVEARLCSLASASRVSSNGNANESADTDTRKLTHADTDKSADVDGDTVVQRTLSAEGRSRVHIDGHIASVGQLADSVGETIDLCGQHEHQKLLSSSNHRALLDAWAQDDLASVKKEFSEAYQAATQAARVVEEIQHTGDLSDDAIERARFIVRRIDEVDPQPGEYEELAARLPLLENAESLARSIEGAHAALSADDAALDALGRSASLIDEAATVDPSLAAFAQSLREALYVVEDVARDIRSYGDAIDVDLGSLAVLQDRMGAMQDLMRSWGPTMEAVLIARDDARRTLSLADGLDDRLREALAQQEQVEDVLARAAERLHHARSKAAPQFAEAVCAQMERLSLGGVQLECAVEMLAREKWTEAGSDAVEFLFRPGTDMTARPLAKIASGGEVSRVMLAIKVVLGAVDESETLVFDEVDAGVGGAAARSLAALLVDLAKTHQVIVVTHLPQMAVYADAHYVVRKTQGSTPETTLTALSESDRVSEIARMLSGDTGKAALDHARELLAEATEYKATA, encoded by the coding sequence ATGATCGATGAATTGCATGTGCAAAATATTGCGCTTATCCGTGATGCCATGCTGCTGCCTGCTCGGGGACTGACGGTCATTACGGGTGAAACCGGTGCAGGTAAGACAGCTTTAATCGGCGCTCTCAACCTGATTGTAGGCGGTCGTGCGGATGCGTCGCTTGTACGTGAGGGTTCCCAGGGTCTTTCCGTAGAAGCGCGGTTATGTTCACTTGCAAGCGCTTCTCGTGTTTCTAGTAATGGCAATGCTAATGAGTCTGCTGATACTGATACTCGCAAGCTGACTCATGCTGATACCGACAAATCGGCTGATGTTGATGGCGATACAGTAGTGCAGCGCACCTTGTCGGCCGAAGGGCGCAGCCGCGTTCATATTGACGGACATATTGCCAGTGTTGGACAGTTGGCCGATTCCGTTGGGGAAACTATCGATCTTTGCGGGCAGCACGAGCACCAGAAGCTGCTCTCTTCATCAAACCACCGTGCGTTACTTGATGCGTGGGCGCAGGATGATCTTGCTTCGGTGAAGAAGGAATTTTCTGAAGCGTATCAAGCTGCCACGCAGGCAGCGCGAGTGGTGGAAGAGATACAGCATACCGGTGATCTTTCCGATGATGCTATTGAACGGGCGCGCTTTATCGTGCGGCGCATTGATGAGGTTGATCCGCAACCGGGTGAATACGAAGAGTTAGCAGCTCGATTGCCACTGCTCGAAAATGCCGAGTCGCTTGCGCGCTCTATTGAAGGTGCGCATGCTGCACTTTCAGCCGACGACGCTGCGCTTGATGCACTTGGTCGCTCAGCTTCTCTTATTGACGAGGCAGCGACGGTTGATCCATCGTTGGCGGCGTTTGCGCAGAGTTTGCGAGAGGCGTTGTATGTTGTCGAAGATGTAGCTCGCGATATTCGCTCATACGGCGATGCGATCGATGTCGACCTTGGCAGTCTGGCAGTTTTACAAGACCGTATGGGGGCTATGCAAGATCTTATGCGCAGCTGGGGCCCCACGATGGAAGCGGTGCTTATTGCGCGCGATGATGCACGCCGCACCCTTTCGCTTGCTGATGGTCTTGACGACAGGCTTCGCGAAGCGTTAGCACAGCAAGAACAAGTCGAGGACGTTCTTGCACGTGCTGCAGAACGGCTACACCATGCACGCAGTAAAGCAGCGCCTCAATTTGCCGAAGCAGTCTGTGCTCAAATGGAGCGTCTGAGCCTTGGTGGCGTTCAGCTTGAATGTGCGGTTGAGATGCTTGCGCGGGAAAAGTGGACAGAAGCGGGTAGCGATGCGGTGGAATTTTTATTCCGTCCCGGCACGGACATGACCGCTCGTCCGCTTGCAAAGATTGCGTCTGGTGGTGAAGTAAGCCGCGTCATGCTTGCTATCAAGGTTGTTCTTGGTGCAGTCGACGAATCTGAAACACTCGTATTTGACGAGGTTGATGCTGGCGTAGGTGGTGCGGCAGCTCGCTCGCTTGCCGCGTTGCTGGTCGACCTTGCCAAGACGCATCAGGTTATTGTTGTTACCCATCTACCGCAGATGGCGGTGTATGCCGATGCTCATTATGTTGTGCGTAAGACACAGGGTTCTACGCCCGAAACAACGCTTACGGCACTTTCAGAATCAGACCGTGTTTCTGAAATAGCCCGTATGTTGTCTGGGGACACAGGAAAGGCGGCTCTCGATCACGCACGCGAATTGCTTGCCGAAGCGACCGAATATAAAGCAACGGCTTAA
- a CDS encoding YbaN family protein, whose amino-acid sequence MNIKKILYLILGCLGLGLGAVGAVIPLLPSVPFLLVAAYCFARSSERLNTWFTHTKLYQDNLADYVAHRGMTRKTKIRIMSVVTLLMGIGAVLMGRKGIVVGCLVLLCVWIIHIIYFTFGVKTIPANQEAE is encoded by the coding sequence ATGAATATTAAGAAGATCCTCTACCTTATACTTGGCTGTCTCGGACTTGGGCTCGGTGCCGTTGGTGCTGTTATTCCTCTACTGCCCTCGGTTCCCTTTTTACTTGTCGCCGCCTATTGTTTTGCGCGAAGCTCAGAGCGCCTGAACACCTGGTTTACGCATACAAAGCTCTACCAGGACAACCTAGCTGACTACGTAGCCCATCGTGGCATGACCCGAAAAACTAAAATTCGCATCATGTCAGTTGTCACATTGCTAATGGGTATTGGCGCTGTCTTAATGGGACGAAAAGGCATCGTAGTTGGTTGTCTGGTACTGCTATGCGTCTGGATAATCCATATCATCTATTTCACCTTTGGGGTTAAGACAATTCCCGCAAACCAGGAAGCGGAATAG